A stretch of the Archangium violaceum genome encodes the following:
- a CDS encoding GH3 auxin-responsive promoter family protein, whose product MLTARRMLSGLMAAQAPSALLFHRALTRPEQAQSECLSRILRATRDTTQSTRTPGFSLIRTAREFQDAVPISTPDSVLEDLEALEAGTPRVLTREPVVRFEPSGGSSGASKYVPVTRGLLDEFHRALAPMLFDLLHSRPAVREGPSYWSISPIGRKQGRTAGGIPVGSVEDSAYFPRFLQPLLSRVFAVPGAVAHLPDVESCRYVTLWFLVACEDLALLSVWNPSFLTLLMEALERHGERLAEDLERGVCRPPRGLGGQDGDAYPHPGPLPEGEGVLSRMRFMPRPGRARLLREVLRSGFQARALWPRLALLSMWTDAQAAHSVAPACRRFPGVEVQGKGLLATEGVVTLPLFGAPSPVLAVRSHFFEFLDPEHPGLRPRLAHELEVGRTYSVLLSTSGGLLRYRIGDLVRVEGFHHATPCLRFMGRADSVSDLVGEKLAATRVSTVLESLLPGVLGGQRPAFAMVAPEWEPLAPPAYRLFLETDASDARLEEAAHALDRALREGFHYRYARELGQLGPVRAIRVTEGTRRYEARCIALGQRAGDIKPTDLHRQAGWTAWFSQRGTKHP is encoded by the coding sequence ATGCTGACCGCGCGCCGGATGCTCTCTGGCCTCATGGCGGCCCAGGCTCCGTCAGCGCTCCTGTTCCATCGGGCGCTCACCCGTCCCGAACAAGCCCAGTCCGAGTGCCTGTCACGCATCCTCCGGGCCACGCGAGACACCACACAGTCCACGAGGACCCCGGGCTTCTCCCTCATCCGCACGGCGCGCGAGTTCCAGGACGCCGTGCCCATCTCCACGCCGGACTCGGTGCTCGAGGACCTCGAGGCCCTCGAGGCGGGCACGCCACGCGTCCTCACCCGCGAGCCCGTGGTTCGCTTCGAGCCCTCGGGAGGTTCCTCGGGGGCGTCCAAGTACGTCCCCGTCACCCGGGGGCTGCTCGACGAGTTCCACCGCGCGCTCGCGCCCATGCTGTTCGACCTGCTCCACTCGCGCCCCGCCGTCCGCGAGGGGCCGAGCTACTGGTCCATCTCGCCCATCGGGCGCAAGCAGGGGCGCACCGCCGGGGGCATTCCCGTGGGCAGCGTGGAGGACTCGGCGTACTTCCCGCGCTTCCTGCAACCGTTGCTCTCGCGTGTGTTCGCTGTGCCAGGTGCTGTCGCCCACCTGCCCGATGTCGAGTCGTGCCGGTATGTGACGCTGTGGTTCCTCGTGGCGTGTGAGGATCTCGCGCTCCTGAGCGTGTGGAACCCGAGCTTCCTCACGTTGCTCATGGAGGCACTGGAGCGGCATGGGGAACGGCTGGCGGAGGATCTGGAACGTGGGGTGTGCCGGCCTCCTCGGGGACTCGGTGGGCAGGACGGTGACGCGTACCCTCACCCCGGCCCTCTCCCGGAGGGAGAGGGAGTTCTCTCTCGGATGCGGTTCATGCCCCGGCCCGGGCGCGCTCGCTTGCTTCGCGAGGTGCTTCGTTCCGGGTTTCAGGCGCGTGCGCTCTGGCCTCGGCTCGCGCTGCTCAGCATGTGGACCGATGCCCAGGCCGCTCACTCCGTCGCTCCCGCGTGCCGCCGCTTCCCCGGCGTCGAGGTCCAGGGCAAGGGGTTGCTCGCCACCGAGGGCGTCGTCACGCTCCCCCTCTTCGGTGCCCCCTCCCCCGTGCTCGCCGTCCGCAGTCATTTCTTCGAGTTCCTCGACCCCGAGCACCCCGGGTTGCGTCCCCGGCTCGCCCACGAGCTCGAGGTGGGGCGCACCTACTCCGTGCTCCTGTCCACCTCCGGCGGCCTGCTGCGTTACCGAATCGGTGACCTCGTCCGTGTCGAGGGCTTCCACCACGCCACGCCCTGTCTGCGTTTCATGGGCCGCGCCGACTCCGTGAGTGACCTCGTCGGCGAGAAGCTCGCCGCCACCCGAGTGTCCACCGTGCTCGAGTCCCTGCTGCCCGGTGTGCTCGGCGGCCAGCGTCCTGCCTTCGCCATGGTGGCTCCCGAGTGGGAGCCCCTCGCGCCTCCGGCCTACCGGCTCTTCCTCGAGACCGACGCGAGCGACGCGCGCCTCGAGGAGGCCGCCCACGCCCTCGATCGTGCCCTGCGCGAGGGCTTCCACTACCGCTATGCCCGCGAGCTCGGTCAGCTCGGGCCCGTGCGCGCCATCCGTGTCACCGAGGGGACGCGCCGCTACGAGGCCCGCTGTATCGCGCTCGGCCAACGTGCCGGGGACATCAAGCCCACGGACCTTCATCGCCAGGCAGGCTGGACCGCCTGGTTCTCCCAGCGAGGAACGAAGCACCCATGA
- a CDS encoding CRTAC1 family protein gives MRAEQAVTHPVPVGNVVHRGARVERWGWVWPRWSDPRIPFAAILTLYGVLGFSFFGFNRSPWQMAAIVVSGSVLDAGLGWLVRREKVVPLSGYISCCSLALLLNYSHSSWLLLLPVWLTIGSKYVLTFEGRHVFNPSMFGVATSLLFTRELITAAPAYQWANGEIALSAFIVMAALVLFLFRVGRTWLVLSFLFFYALQTALRAYILRYHLPPEVLFLGTLGAPAFFIFTFYMITDPGTSPGTPKAQVLLALALTLVDLVLHLKESVFTFFYAALTCATARFLFLHGRALWRRGPRAYVAGLLSPGPLKRLAAVGGVGAALAGGYFLVVAPAAMSRPLPFHMERMEASHTGLGSTMGDVLTHVDPRVLHVSKWVLSVGDAVATGDFDGDGKLDLFLANALKSDAYRAALYRNLGDLRFERVRVPALEHIAASYTTEGAAAGGTFVDYDGDGDQDLAIAVAFGPSKLLRNLLRETGTASFEDVTSQAGVGDHSVSIAVTMLDFDRDGHLDLFVANALTTHLPDYATPTPFNFFRLPPPEYPGDRRMLRFMHNGWHDADNGGLNVLYRARGDGTFEKLDSVAMGLKETRWSLAVSTVDLNQDGWTDLYIANDFGPDEVYLNEQGKHFRRVVGKLFGEIGKDTYKGMNASVADFDRNGWLDVYVSNVHHSLQAEGSLLWMMSRGKEPFIPEFKDEATFRGALNERRFGWGAAAGDLDNDGWPDIVQANGHIDDRLDHLYDSGRKDYWYVNHKLMQSGPEVHTYADKWGDIRGRTVYPNEARRAYLNLGDEDPGHFVDVAKELGLDDPDNSRGVLLADLDNDGDLDAVITNQHGPVSVYRNSLRDGAGRDAAHFVGLSLVGDGQHTARSALGSRVVVSYEEGGRRVEQVREVGLMGGLSASADPRLHFGLGRHAGPVTATVHWYGGEVRSMQLEADRYHVIRQGAVTADLRGSH, from the coding sequence ATGAGAGCTGAGCAGGCCGTGACACACCCGGTGCCGGTGGGCAACGTGGTGCACAGGGGCGCCCGTGTCGAGCGCTGGGGCTGGGTGTGGCCCCGGTGGAGCGATCCGCGCATCCCCTTCGCCGCCATTCTCACGCTCTACGGGGTGCTGGGCTTCTCCTTCTTCGGCTTCAACCGCAGCCCGTGGCAGATGGCGGCCATCGTCGTCAGCGGCAGCGTGCTGGACGCGGGGTTGGGGTGGCTGGTGCGCCGCGAGAAGGTGGTGCCCCTGAGTGGCTACATCTCGTGCTGCTCGCTGGCGCTGCTGCTCAACTACTCGCACTCGAGCTGGCTGCTGCTGTTGCCGGTGTGGCTCACCATCGGCTCCAAGTACGTGCTCACCTTCGAGGGCCGCCACGTCTTCAACCCGTCCATGTTCGGCGTGGCCACCTCGCTGCTCTTCACCCGCGAGCTCATCACCGCCGCGCCGGCCTACCAGTGGGCCAACGGGGAGATCGCCCTGTCGGCCTTCATCGTCATGGCCGCGCTGGTGCTCTTCCTCTTCCGCGTGGGCCGCACGTGGCTGGTGCTGAGCTTCCTCTTCTTCTATGCGCTGCAGACGGCCCTGCGCGCGTACATCCTGCGCTACCACCTGCCGCCCGAGGTGCTCTTCCTGGGCACGCTGGGGGCGCCGGCCTTCTTCATCTTCACCTTCTACATGATTACGGACCCCGGCACGTCGCCGGGGACGCCGAAGGCACAGGTGCTGCTCGCGCTCGCGCTCACGCTGGTGGACCTGGTGCTCCACCTCAAGGAGAGCGTCTTCACCTTCTTCTACGCGGCGCTCACGTGCGCCACGGCGCGCTTCCTCTTCCTGCATGGGCGCGCCCTGTGGAGGCGCGGACCTCGCGCGTATGTCGCGGGCCTGTTGTCACCGGGGCCGCTGAAGCGCCTGGCGGCGGTGGGCGGAGTCGGAGCCGCGCTGGCCGGGGGCTACTTCCTCGTCGTGGCACCCGCGGCGATGTCCCGGCCGCTGCCCTTCCACATGGAGCGGATGGAGGCCTCGCACACGGGGCTCGGCTCCACCATGGGGGATGTGCTGACGCACGTGGACCCACGCGTGCTGCACGTGTCCAAGTGGGTGCTGAGCGTGGGCGACGCGGTGGCCACCGGGGACTTTGACGGCGACGGGAAGCTGGACCTCTTCCTCGCGAACGCGCTCAAGTCGGACGCGTACCGCGCGGCGCTCTACCGCAACCTGGGTGACCTCCGCTTCGAGCGCGTGCGGGTGCCCGCCCTGGAGCACATCGCCGCGAGCTACACCACCGAGGGCGCCGCCGCCGGAGGCACCTTCGTGGACTACGATGGCGACGGGGACCAGGACCTGGCCATCGCCGTGGCCTTCGGGCCGTCGAAGCTGCTGCGCAACCTGCTGCGCGAGACGGGCACCGCCTCCTTCGAGGACGTCACCTCCCAGGCGGGGGTGGGGGACCACTCGGTGAGCATCGCCGTGACGATGCTCGACTTCGATCGCGACGGGCACCTGGACCTCTTCGTGGCCAATGCCCTCACCACGCACCTGCCGGACTACGCCACGCCCACGCCATTCAACTTCTTCCGGCTTCCGCCGCCCGAGTACCCCGGAGACCGGCGCATGCTCCGCTTCATGCACAACGGCTGGCACGACGCCGATAACGGCGGCCTCAACGTGCTCTACCGCGCCCGGGGGGATGGCACCTTCGAGAAGCTGGACTCCGTGGCGATGGGGCTGAAGGAGACACGGTGGTCGCTCGCCGTCAGCACGGTGGACCTGAACCAGGACGGCTGGACGGACCTGTACATCGCCAACGACTTCGGCCCGGACGAGGTCTACCTCAACGAGCAGGGCAAGCACTTCCGCCGCGTCGTGGGGAAGCTCTTCGGGGAGATTGGAAAGGACACGTACAAGGGGATGAACGCCAGCGTGGCGGACTTCGACCGCAATGGGTGGCTGGATGTCTACGTCTCCAACGTGCACCACTCGCTGCAGGCGGAAGGCAGCCTCTTGTGGATGATGTCGCGGGGGAAGGAGCCGTTCATCCCCGAGTTCAAGGACGAGGCCACCTTCCGCGGCGCGCTCAACGAGCGGCGCTTCGGCTGGGGCGCGGCGGCGGGGGACCTCGACAACGACGGGTGGCCCGACATCGTGCAGGCCAATGGCCACATCGATGACCGGCTGGACCACCTGTACGACTCGGGCCGCAAGGACTACTGGTACGTCAATCACAAGCTGATGCAGTCCGGCCCCGAGGTGCACACCTACGCGGACAAGTGGGGCGACATCCGCGGGCGCACCGTCTACCCGAACGAGGCCCGGCGCGCGTATTTGAACCTCGGAGACGAGGACCCCGGGCACTTCGTGGACGTGGCGAAGGAGCTGGGCCTGGACGACCCGGACAACTCGCGCGGCGTGCTGCTCGCGGACCTGGACAACGACGGTGACCTGGATGCGGTCATCACCAACCAGCACGGGCCCGTGTCCGTCTACCGCAACTCGCTGCGCGACGGGGCGGGCCGGGACGCGGCGCACTTCGTGGGCCTCTCGCTCGTGGGCGACGGGCAGCACACGGCCCGGAGCGCCCTGGGCTCGCGTGTCGTCGTGTCCTACGAGGAGGGCGGCCGGCGCGTGGAGCAGGTGCGGGAGGTAGGGCTGATGGGAGGACTGAGCGCCTCGGCGGATCCTCGCCTGCACTTCGGGCTCGGCCGCCACGCGGGCCCCGTGACGGCCACCGTCCACTGGTACGGCGGTGAGGTGCGGAGCATGCAACTCGAGGCCGATCGCTACCACGTCATCCGTCAGGGCGCCGTCACCGCGGACCTGCGGGGCAGCCACTAG
- a CDS encoding fatty acid desaturase family protein produces MPKELLARATLPGLARLAVTQWGWMGLCWAGMALVPEAAPLLALLVAGRLHALGVILHDAIHLPWRHKGPGLRLLELFTGYPVATTLEAMRYHHLRHHRDAGLPGDPYRRPPASPWRQLLVWLRVCPILPFWVLRGPLGLLAWMLPPLRTPYARLFLQARSGKELTHDAEVLDCARAETGQVLFHLVVLAAALRWPTAVGLGYGLPFLMASGLCAWRLLAEHTPRSVQGRTPHDVLACTSDHGLGPVGRLLTAPLNVGCHVVHHLHPQVSLHHLPRLRAWYLLRYPELYPRPRRP; encoded by the coding sequence GTGCCGAAGGAGCTGCTCGCGCGCGCCACCCTGCCGGGACTGGCTCGGCTCGCCGTCACGCAGTGGGGATGGATGGGGTTGTGCTGGGCGGGCATGGCCCTGGTCCCCGAGGCGGCTCCGTTGCTCGCGCTGCTCGTCGCCGGCCGGCTGCACGCGCTCGGCGTCATCCTCCACGACGCCATCCACCTGCCCTGGCGCCACAAGGGCCCCGGCCTCCGGCTGCTGGAGCTCTTCACCGGCTACCCCGTCGCCACCACGCTCGAGGCCATGCGCTACCACCACCTGCGCCACCACCGCGACGCGGGCCTGCCGGGCGATCCCTACCGCCGTCCTCCCGCGAGCCCCTGGCGCCAGCTGCTCGTGTGGCTGCGCGTCTGCCCCATCCTCCCTTTCTGGGTGCTGCGCGGACCGCTCGGGTTGCTCGCGTGGATGCTGCCTCCGCTGCGCACCCCCTACGCGCGGCTCTTCCTCCAGGCTCGTTCCGGGAAGGAGCTCACCCACGATGCCGAGGTGCTCGACTGTGCCCGCGCCGAAACCGGCCAGGTCCTCTTCCACCTCGTCGTGCTCGCGGCCGCCCTGCGCTGGCCCACGGCGGTGGGGCTCGGCTATGGGCTGCCCTTCCTGATGGCCTCGGGGCTGTGCGCGTGGCGACTGCTCGCCGAGCACACGCCCCGCTCCGTCCAGGGCCGTACCCCGCACGACGTGCTCGCCTGCACGTCGGACCATGGGCTGGGCCCCGTGGGCCGGCTCCTCACCGCTCCGCTCAACGTGGGCTGTCACGTGGTGCACCACCTGCATCCCCAGGTGTCCCTGCACCACCTGCCCCGCCTGCGCGCCTGGTACCTGCTGCGCTACCCTGAGCTCTACCCCCGCCCGCGTCGTCCTTGA
- a CDS encoding S8 family peptidase, translated as MTRTLMMGLCLMAAPAVQASGIKVLEPRLSTVKPTSPELAPETPVQRLVVKFQEGTRVRMRGGMIRAMGSERSRGEHQRMMRHGLSENRLQSDVEIALKLMMRAPRMGPPQRLFRQDELTLSERKHLAEELSGREMADLDLYFEVPLRPGTLAGEVNELVMQLNAIQSVEIAYAEAATEPVVFGIATDGEVPAAPVTYESQQGYLDPAPYGIDARYAWTVPGGTGTGVKIVDVEGAWNGSHEDLPPFFHEGGIQYTSTAWRNHGTAVMGIMVGQANGYGITGIAHGAQVGREGIANQSIASAITRAALAAGPGGVVLLQLQAPGPRTNKNCVCNVSQCNEIPLEYWQANFDAIAQATANGVHVVEAAGNGSVNLDAPEYHGAFDRAVRDSGAILVGASSATSRAPMCWSNHGSRVDVHGWGENVVTLGYGDLASTSENRWYTASFSGTSSAAPMVVGTVANLQGIANAAGKGPIDPRALRELLRATGTPQATSTKQIGPLPNLRVAVPQLLAR; from the coding sequence GTGACTCGTACCCTGATGATGGGCTTGTGCCTCATGGCGGCTCCCGCCGTGCAGGCCAGCGGCATCAAGGTGCTGGAGCCGCGGCTGTCCACCGTGAAGCCCACCAGCCCCGAGCTCGCCCCGGAGACGCCGGTGCAGCGACTGGTGGTGAAGTTCCAGGAGGGCACCCGGGTGCGCATGCGCGGCGGAATGATCCGGGCGATGGGCTCCGAGCGCAGCCGGGGCGAGCACCAGCGAATGATGCGCCACGGCCTCTCCGAGAACCGGCTCCAGTCGGACGTGGAGATCGCCCTCAAGCTGATGATGCGCGCCCCGCGCATGGGCCCGCCGCAGCGGCTCTTCCGCCAGGACGAGCTCACGCTGTCGGAGCGCAAGCACCTCGCCGAGGAGCTCAGTGGCAGGGAGATGGCGGACCTGGATTTGTACTTCGAGGTGCCGCTGCGGCCCGGAACGCTCGCCGGTGAGGTGAACGAGCTGGTGATGCAGCTCAACGCGATCCAGAGCGTGGAGATCGCCTACGCCGAGGCGGCCACCGAGCCGGTCGTGTTCGGCATCGCCACGGATGGCGAGGTGCCGGCCGCCCCGGTGACGTACGAGAGCCAGCAGGGCTACCTGGACCCGGCGCCGTACGGCATCGACGCGCGCTACGCCTGGACGGTGCCGGGGGGCACGGGCACGGGCGTGAAGATCGTCGACGTGGAGGGCGCCTGGAACGGCTCGCACGAGGATCTGCCGCCCTTCTTTCACGAGGGGGGCATCCAGTACACCAGCACGGCCTGGCGCAACCACGGCACCGCGGTGATGGGAATCATGGTGGGCCAGGCCAACGGCTACGGCATCACCGGAATCGCCCACGGGGCCCAGGTGGGACGCGAGGGCATCGCCAACCAGAGCATCGCCAGCGCCATCACCCGCGCGGCGCTCGCCGCGGGCCCGGGCGGAGTCGTGCTGTTGCAGCTGCAGGCCCCGGGGCCTCGCACCAACAAGAACTGCGTCTGCAACGTGAGCCAGTGCAACGAAATCCCCCTGGAGTACTGGCAGGCCAACTTCGACGCCATCGCCCAGGCCACCGCCAACGGCGTGCACGTGGTGGAGGCCGCCGGTAACGGCAGCGTGAACCTGGACGCGCCGGAGTACCACGGCGCCTTCGATCGCGCGGTGCGTGACTCGGGCGCCATCCTCGTGGGCGCCAGCAGCGCCACCTCCCGCGCCCCCATGTGCTGGAGCAACCACGGCAGCCGCGTGGACGTGCACGGCTGGGGCGAGAACGTCGTGACGCTCGGCTACGGCGACCTGGCCTCCACCAGCGAGAACAGGTGGTACACGGCCAGCTTCAGCGGCACCTCCAGCGCCGCCCCCATGGTGGTGGGCACGGTGGCCAACCTCCAGGGCATCGCCAACGCCGCCGGCAAGGGCCCCATCGACCCGCGCGCCCTGCGCGAGTTGCTGCGCGCCACCGGCACGCCACAGGCCACCAGCACGAAGCAGATCGGCCCGCTGCCGAACCTGCGCGTCGCCGTTCCCCAGCTGCTCGCGAGGTGA
- a CDS encoding STAS/SEC14 domain-containing protein, with product MYRVDVDKQHAIIDLVLDGLIRPDEMSKFVEELKAATLGLAGRNIKIKADMRTFRPSAPQVAEALRDVQQFGIHNGVQRVAEMVESQLAVLQLNRVARESGTDKILRRFTDDQSARRWLIYGEEEALSA from the coding sequence GTGTACAGAGTCGATGTCGACAAGCAGCATGCGATCATCGATCTCGTCCTGGACGGCCTCATCCGGCCGGACGAGATGTCGAAGTTCGTCGAGGAATTGAAGGCGGCCACGCTCGGCCTCGCCGGGCGGAATATCAAGATCAAGGCGGACATGCGCACCTTCCGTCCCTCCGCGCCCCAGGTGGCGGAGGCGCTCCGGGACGTGCAGCAGTTCGGCATCCACAACGGCGTGCAGCGCGTGGCCGAGATGGTGGAGAGCCAGCTGGCCGTGCTGCAGCTCAACCGCGTGGCGCGCGAGAGCGGGACGGACAAGATCCTCCGCCGCTTCACCGATGACCAGTCGGCGCGGCGCTGGCTCATCTACGGCGAGGAGGAAGCGCTCTCGGCGTAG
- a CDS encoding CinA family protein, with the protein MTGPELEERARRVLEACRRAGLRLALAEASTAGLVCACLTDIPGASAVVERGFAPYSNEAKTEQLGVPVELMVAHGAVSEAVARALAEGALARSHADLALGETGIAGPSGGSAARPVGLVHLAVARRAGAVFHERHLFAGDRTAIRRAATARGLELLLSVLERG; encoded by the coding sequence GTGACGGGCCCAGAGCTGGAGGAGCGGGCGCGCCGCGTGTTGGAGGCCTGCCGGCGCGCGGGCCTGCGGCTGGCCCTGGCCGAGGCCAGCACGGCGGGACTCGTGTGCGCGTGCCTCACGGACATCCCCGGCGCCTCGGCCGTGGTGGAGCGTGGCTTCGCCCCCTACTCGAACGAGGCCAAGACGGAGCAGCTCGGCGTGCCGGTGGAGCTGATGGTGGCCCATGGGGCGGTCAGCGAGGCGGTGGCGCGTGCCCTCGCCGAGGGGGCGCTGGCTCGCTCCCATGCGGACCTGGCGCTCGGTGAGACGGGCATCGCCGGCCCTTCCGGTGGCTCGGCGGCCAGGCCCGTGGGACTCGTCCACCTGGCCGTGGCCAGGCGCGCTGGCGCGGTGTTTCACGAGCGTCACCTCTTCGCGGGTGATCGGACGGCGATCCGACGGGCCGCGACGGCGCGCGGATTGGAGTTGTTACTCTCCGTCCTGGAAAGAGGCTGA
- a CDS encoding GRAS family protein, which translates to MRSEKFAWLLRALEELQGGQASAARRSLAALTRMLDVDTVDEDMQYFLFATALARRLGVGEAQQMNLYLRRYELPQIALFNLVAERLPMVGLAGKIANDLLSRLLSGHEEATLLDVGLGTGRQEVALLRTLKESGTAPRRLTVVGVEPDTDSLRRAETSLLETARELGIDLRFRGIPKVIEALDANDWGLLRDCPGPRVVHSAFALHHIAAGVDRQDIFHRLRDEVAPAAVVLCEPNSDHVTDVLSQRFHNVWNHFSHNFDVVDELGLPARERNGIKLFFGRELEDILGVVDDSQRYERHERVETWLGRLCNAGFSPAPARLLEGSWSFPHPTVHIRQGPGYVGVGHREEMLVPVICATLDARV; encoded by the coding sequence GTGCGTTCGGAAAAATTCGCATGGTTGTTGCGGGCGTTGGAGGAGCTCCAGGGAGGACAGGCATCCGCGGCCCGGCGCTCGTTGGCGGCGCTCACACGGATGTTGGACGTCGACACGGTGGATGAGGACATGCAGTACTTCCTCTTCGCCACGGCGTTGGCGCGGAGGTTGGGAGTCGGAGAGGCGCAGCAGATGAACCTCTACCTGCGGCGCTACGAGCTGCCGCAGATCGCCCTCTTCAACCTGGTGGCCGAGCGGCTGCCGATGGTGGGACTGGCCGGGAAGATCGCCAATGATCTGCTGAGCCGCCTGCTCTCGGGCCATGAGGAGGCCACGTTGCTGGACGTGGGCCTGGGCACGGGGCGGCAGGAGGTGGCGCTGCTGCGGACGCTGAAGGAGAGCGGCACGGCCCCCCGGCGGCTCACCGTGGTGGGCGTGGAACCCGACACGGACAGCCTGCGGCGGGCGGAGACGAGCCTGCTGGAGACGGCCCGGGAGCTCGGCATCGACCTGCGCTTCCGGGGTATCCCCAAGGTCATCGAGGCGCTCGACGCGAACGATTGGGGCCTGCTGCGCGACTGTCCCGGGCCTCGCGTGGTGCACTCGGCCTTCGCCCTGCACCACATCGCCGCGGGCGTGGACCGGCAGGACATCTTCCACCGGCTGCGCGACGAGGTGGCGCCCGCCGCCGTGGTGCTGTGCGAGCCGAACTCGGACCACGTCACCGACGTGCTGTCCCAGCGCTTCCACAACGTCTGGAATCACTTCTCCCACAACTTCGACGTGGTGGACGAGCTGGGCCTGCCCGCGCGCGAGCGCAATGGCATCAAGCTCTTCTTCGGCCGCGAGCTGGAGGACATCCTCGGCGTGGTGGACGACTCTCAGCGCTACGAGCGGCACGAGCGGGTGGAGACGTGGTTGGGGCGGCTGTGCAACGCGGGCTTCTCCCCGGCGCCGGCCCGGCTGCTCGAGGGCTCCTGGTCCTTCCCGCACCCCACGGTGCACATCCGCCAGGGTCCCGGCTACGTGGGCGTGGGCCACCGGGAGGAGATGCTGGTCCCCGTCATCTGCGCCACCCTGGACGCCAGAGTGTGA
- a CDS encoding DUF3185 family protein — protein MGIARIVGFVLVIAGTMLLVSAYRATDSLAERAMEKLTGRYTERTQRDLLIGGGCVAGGLVLIAVGGRRRR, from the coding sequence GTGGGGATCGCCCGTATCGTGGGATTCGTTCTCGTCATCGCCGGCACCATGCTCCTGGTGAGCGCCTACCGCGCCACCGACTCCCTCGCGGAGCGTGCCATGGAGAAGCTCACCGGGCGCTACACCGAGCGCACCCAGCGCGATCTCCTCATCGGCGGTGGGTGCGTGGCCGGTGGCCTCGTGCTCATCGCCGTGGGGGGACGTCGTCGCCGTTGA
- a CDS encoding AMP-binding protein, with translation MATTLLETFLTRARQEPGRPVLDFERQRFTAGQLAGHVAAFASALQRRGVKPGERVALFLENSPAFVISYLGTQYAGGVVVLVNTQYRLVELGHILSDAGARVCVTGAEGAAELAPLKPQLPSLEWLVGVEPPGAPMPWPVVDFDALLAEGDASASLPLPRGEQLAVLGYTSGTTGRSKGAMLLHRNLLANVRAVTEAWRWTENDRLLLTLPLFHTHGLMVGLHGTLYSGGSVDLRRRFAAPEVLAALREDASLTMFFGVPTMYGRLVEEARRTGVRPRPLRLLVSGSAPLSPQLFHDVEETFGQRILERYGMTETLMNTTNPYEGERRPGTVGMPYPGQEARVVDVRTRQPLPDGETGEIEVRGPHVFAGYWQRPDATAESFDPEGWFRTGDLGMRDADGYFQITGRARELIISGGFNVYPREVEEVLATHPGVAEVAVLGLPDPDFGEQVVAVIVPRAPSPEAQVLVDFCKDRLASFKKPRRVVFVEALPRNALGKVQKHVLRERLQSDANVQKPTVT, from the coding sequence ATGGCGACCACCCTCCTCGAGACCTTCCTCACCCGCGCCCGGCAGGAACCCGGGCGACCCGTCCTGGACTTCGAGCGGCAGCGCTTCACCGCCGGCCAACTCGCCGGCCACGTCGCCGCCTTCGCCAGCGCGCTCCAGCGCCGCGGGGTGAAGCCCGGGGAGCGCGTGGCCCTCTTCCTGGAGAACAGCCCCGCCTTCGTCATCTCCTACCTGGGCACCCAATACGCCGGGGGCGTCGTCGTCCTCGTCAACACCCAGTACCGGCTGGTGGAGCTCGGCCACATCCTCTCCGACGCCGGGGCACGCGTCTGCGTCACCGGAGCCGAGGGCGCCGCCGAGCTCGCGCCCCTGAAGCCACAGCTCCCCTCGCTCGAGTGGCTCGTCGGCGTGGAGCCACCCGGTGCACCCATGCCGTGGCCCGTCGTCGACTTCGACGCGCTCCTCGCCGAGGGCGACGCCTCCGCCTCCCTCCCCCTGCCCCGGGGCGAGCAGCTCGCGGTGCTCGGCTACACCTCCGGCACCACCGGCCGCTCCAAGGGCGCCATGCTGCTGCACCGCAACCTGCTCGCCAACGTGCGCGCCGTCACCGAGGCGTGGCGCTGGACGGAGAACGACAGGCTCCTGCTCACCCTCCCCCTCTTCCACACCCACGGCCTCATGGTGGGCCTCCACGGCACGCTCTACTCCGGAGGCAGCGTGGACCTGCGCCGCCGCTTCGCCGCCCCCGAGGTGCTCGCCGCCCTGCGCGAGGACGCCTCGCTGACGATGTTCTTCGGCGTGCCCACCATGTACGGCCGGCTCGTCGAGGAGGCCCGCCGCACCGGCGTGCGCCCGCGTCCCCTCCGGCTGCTCGTCTCCGGCTCCGCCCCGCTCAGCCCCCAGCTCTTCCACGACGTGGAGGAGACGTTCGGCCAGCGCATCCTCGAGCGCTACGGGATGACGGAGACCCTCATGAACACCACCAACCCCTACGAGGGCGAGCGGCGCCCCGGCACCGTGGGCATGCCCTACCCTGGCCAGGAGGCGCGCGTGGTGGACGTGCGCACCCGCCAGCCGCTGCCGGACGGGGAGACGGGTGAAATCGAGGTCCGGGGCCCCCACGTCTTCGCCGGCTACTGGCAGCGCCCGGACGCCACCGCCGAGTCCTTCGACCCCGAGGGCTGGTTCCGCACCGGGGACCTCGGCATGCGGGACGCCGACGGCTACTTCCAGATTACAGGCCGCGCGCGCGAGCTCATCATCAGCGGCGGCTTCAACGTCTACCCGCGCGAGGTGGAGGAGGTGCTCGCCACGCACCCGGGCGTCGCCGAGGTGGCGGTGCTCGGCCTGCCGGACCCGGACTTCGGCGAGCAGGTGGTGGCCGTCATCGTCCCCCGCGCTCCCTCGCCCGAGGCCCAGGTGCTGGTGGACTTCTGCAAGGACAGGCTCGCCAGCTTCAAGAAGCCCCGCCGCGTCGTCTTCGTGGAGGCCCTGCCCCGCAACGCGCTCGGCAAGGTGCAGAAACACGTACTGCGCGAGCGGCTCCAGTCCGACGCCAACGTCCAGAAACCAACAGTCACCTGA